A genomic window from Salvelinus namaycush isolate Seneca chromosome 5, SaNama_1.0, whole genome shotgun sequence includes:
- the LOC120048347 gene encoding hepcidin-like, which yields MKAFSVAVAVVVVLACMFILESAAIPFSEVRTEEVGSIDSPVGEHQQPGGESMHLPEHFRFKRQSHLSLCRWCCNCCHNKGCGFCCKF from the exons ATGAAGGCCTTCAGTGTTGCAGTTGCAGTGGTGGTCGTCCTCGCATGTATGTTCATCCTTGAAAGCGCCGCTATTCCTTTCTCCGAG GTGCGAACGGAGGAGGTTGGAAGCATTGACAGTCCAGTTGGGGAACATCAACAGCCGGGCGGCGAGTCCATGCATCTGCCG GAGCATTTCAGGTTCAAGCGTCAGAGCCACCTCTCCCTGTGCCGTTGGTGCTGCAACTGCTGTCACAACAAGGGCTGTGGCTTCTGCTGCAAATTCTGA